The Pseudomonadota bacterium genome segment CGCTGCAACCGCGGTCGCCAAAATCGTCAGCACCAGGATGGCCCACTTGTGTTTGTCGATTACCCGCCAAATCTGGCGCAGGTCAAACCGCCGCTCGTTTTCAGCGTTCTCAACTACCTGGGTCTGCAGATTGAGCTGCTGCATCTCGTTCACCTGGCTCTTCTGGGCGTCCTTGCGGCCCTCAGAAGAAGCTTTCCTCCACGGTCAGGATATCACCCGGCCCGAGCGCGTCATCCAGTCCGACCTTACTCCGGTCAGACTCGCTCGTTCCATCGCGCACAACAAAAATCTTTTTCAGGCTCGCTCGGTCGGTGGTGCCGCCCGCCAGCGACAGCGCCTTGCGAACGGTCATGCCCGGTTCGAAGCTGAAATTGCCCGGTGCGTTTACCGCACCGCCAACGTAAAACGGGCGGTATTCTGAGATGCTCACCGAGACTTTCGGGTCGATGAGATAGTCACCTTTGAGTCCGTCGTGAATCATCCGTGTCAGCTGCTCAGTGGTCAGGCCGGTGACGCTCAGCTTCCCCAGAAACGGGTAGGAGATCCGACCCCCCTCGTCGACCCGGATGCGCGGCGACAGATCGTCTTCGCCGTAAACAGCAATCTGCACCAGATCGCCCGGCGCAAGCTGGTAGTCTGCCCAGGCTGGCGCAAACCACAGCAGGGCGCAGCCCAGCAGGATTACCCATCTGCTTTGTCTGGTGCCTTTCATACCAACCTCCTCGCAGGCCAATGTTCCATTATCGTCAATACGTTAGCGCAGCT includes the following:
- a CDS encoding polysaccharide biosynthesis/export family protein, giving the protein MKGTRQSRWVILLGCALLWFAPAWADYQLAPGDLVQIAVYGEDDLSPRIRVDEGGRISYPFLGKLSVTGLTTEQLTRMIHDGLKGDYLIDPKVSVSISEYRPFYVGGAVNAPGNFSFEPGMTVRKALSLAGGTTDRASLKKIFVVRDGTSESDRSKVGLDDALGPGDILTVEESFF